The Eleutherodactylus coqui strain aEleCoq1 chromosome 10, aEleCoq1.hap1, whole genome shotgun sequence genome contains the following window.
TCAGAATGTTCTTTCAATAAGGCATTCCTCCTCCTGTGGTAGATGTCTAATGCCATACACAGGTGCTGTGCTCTCCGTCtgacatctcatatctatttagagCAGACCAGCAAAGTTCTTACTTCTAGAATCCCAAATTGCTATCTGATAATATAGCTAAAGTAGTCGAACAACTAGAGGTGGTTTCTGATATACCAAATGAAAAATAGAAATTGAAAATAAAGTGATGAACCAACAGTCCTGATGGTGGACGACTGGTGCACATGAGCTGATCCTATAACACCCTTCTTATAGATGGCTCTCAGCCTTGCCCCCAAGAGGTGTGTGTAGTCCTCAACCAATCAGGCATGCCCTCACATCGGGCGTCATCCATAGTCTCTtctggtattagtgtaccttgacgccactggaagctaggggtttgacaggaggaatgcatccctagctcccgatagggccaCGGCTCACAGGTCCTACTAGGACACACTGGAtagattgtgtgtgtgatgtgcaaaagtggttttaggcttacattattagctggcaatactgccatgttaccgctgtaacgtGGCTgcattaacatgtaataatgtaagcctaagaagaaaaATTAGCCTCAGCCTAAGGTCCCTCGCTCTCAGCAGCCGGACTGCAGCTCTGTCTTGCCCGTTCCCCAGCTCACAGCGGCCGTGCTGATCGGGTGTGCTCTGCCGGGACTGACATCACCGTGGACACCGCTCCCCTGCTAATATATGGCGCCCTCACTGCTTCTTCTCCCCCCACCGATAGGACTGTTACATCCATGACCCCGCTCCCCCAGTGACAGCTGCCGCTATGTGCACTATTCGAGACCATTATATTGGGCCTACATTTCTGTATTATATCATTTGGCTTTACCTTCAGTTCAGTATTTTTGTAGGGCTTAGAGTTCCCTTTGCCAGGCCTTAGTTTATTCGATCACCATAGTTTATGTGGTTCCTAGACAATTATTTACCTTAAGGCTGGAAGAACACTGGGCACCAGTGAACATCTAGAGCGTGTGCTgtctcttacccccccccccccccccccccaccccacttcAGTTAGAAGACTATTTTAGTGATCATTATACTTAGGACAAGGAAGTTTTGTAgtgatatatttatttttgtgtAGATAAAGAAAAATGTCTACAAAGATCAATATATGAGTGTCCAGGGGTGAATGCAATTAGATCTACACAGAAGAGGTGTTGATGATAACATAACTGAAAACAActagactttttaaaaacttcacaGAAGAGCACGGCCGGAGAACTGCGCCTCTTTCCCTTACTTGACAGGTCTGATTTTCATCTCCGATCTTCTGTAGGAGTAATTATAACCCTTCCCTGAGTACCAGTTAATTCCATTAGCAAAAGATTCATGTTTCCCAGGAAGGTAGAGGCCATTCAGGTTGGCTTGGTGGCACTGATTATACCACCAGGCTCCCTTGTACAAATCCACACAACTTCTATTATCAGCATCATTGTCTTGGTCCTGGGTGGAGAACATCATCCCATTGTGGTACAACAGAGAATCTCCTAGATCAAGATACAAGTAtagtatagtgacctccacaacTCATCCACCACACATCCATTATTACACCACTGCTCGTTACCTGCACTGCCACCGATAAAGCTTCCAAGTACCAACTTGTATTTCTCAGTCTCTCCCATTATTTTAAAAGAGCTGTATTTAGCAAAAGAGTTTGTAGCATTGAAGTCCTGCAGGTCAACATGGAGCTCCCATGTACCTGTGATGAAAGGAGAAGAATTCACTTATGAAACGTTCCTAAATGCTTCAGAAATTACTGCATACCGTATATACATTACAGTTTAAGACTTATTCAAACCTCAGTGAGGTATCCCTTACCCTGCGGGTAGGTGATAACCTGCTGACCGGTGGAGGTCCaatcagtgggacccccactgatcctgagatatCATCCTGGGAGTGTTCCTGAATTTTTTGACAGCGCACACCACTGCCCCAGTAACTTCAATGAAATTTGCAGCAAAGAGCCAAGTGCAAGTGCTTGGCAATATCCAACAGTCCCATTGAAGGGAATCGAGCAGTGGTACATATGCATGGCCACCAATGTAAAAAAATTCAGGATGCACCGAGGGGGTGATATCTCGAAATCAgtagggtcccagtggttggacccccaccactTAGCATGTTAGGTTCTGTTTAAACCAGgcaatttcttgtttgaacaagcaTACGTACGAAGAATGTCAGAGTTCGCTAGAACAGCCCgttcatacaggcagatacatcgttggcttgttcatacaagaaatcgttcagtcgttcactgtGTTAGATGAATTAGATTTTCTAgttgtccccacaccccttttgggtgctctccttgggaagagactATGCCATCCCACGTCACAGGCTTCTCACGAGCTAAGCCAGAAGCCtacagcacactgatgaggggcaaacaccccaaaacagctgtatgtgcatggttctctggcttcctattcccaattattgttaagATTCGtcagaaagtcacattgatttgaaggaatgctgccatccagtaggtggtgctgcaaaggtatttttccatcttccttatttgcataaattacccagaggagctagtctcctcactgaccttctagttgtccccacaccccttttgggtgctcttcttggggagagactaaACCATCCCCCGACagactcaccccctaggtgtctccacacgctttttgggtgctctccttaaggagacacgacacccctcctgacccaagttgaatgagaatgactgaatgatcagtatttaaaccgaatgataaatgaatgagccaacgatgatttttatgcctgcataaaattagagatgaacgaCAAGCTTTATTGTTTGCTGTTCGAtccttggctgtgtttacactgaacgatcgttccctttcgcttgtttgaacgatttttggaaagataatctttccatgtaaaaggacattTATCTCTTAGCCTGTGAATAGAGAATAACGTGCTGAGATGGGCATACCCCTAATAGGTCAGTATGCAGTCCTCTCCTATGTTCCATGTCTATACAGGAGCTCCGCATGGGAACAATGCAAATCCGATCAccttaaaaatatattaaagatgATCTATTAAAAAATCTTgatttcaaaggttgggcattcaATTTAAATATGAAGATTTCAGCGTTTCTTCAATCCCTTCAAAACAATGCAAATCTTCAGACATTACAGAACTCATCAAAGCTGACAAGAAGATGTTGAAAAGCTAATTAGATAAGGTTCTTCAagatttaggctgcattcccacgaacgtacatcggctcggttttcacgccgagccgttatacgttgtcctcgtgtgcaggggggggatggaagagccaggggcaggaactgagctcctgccccctctctgcctcctctccgcccctctgcactatttgcaatagggagaggcgggggcgggactaattctcagaacttagccccgcccctgccccaccttttttcattgcaaatagtgcagaggggtagagagggggcgggagctcagttccagctcctggctcttcaatcctgccccccctgcacatgaggacgatgtatatcggctcggcgtgaaaaccgagccgatatacgtttgtgggaatgcaccctaaagttGTGATATACAGGTATCAGGTTGAACTCCAAATGGGCTTTCTGATTATAGTATTAAAGAAGACCTATCATAAGTGCCACAGTAATGGGAGTTTGTGAACTGCAATCCCATTGATGTCCAGAATAATAAGCACCCAAAACTGCCATGATGGACCACCCTGTTTGGTATATTTCATTGCTGCTCCCTGCCACTGTCATTGGAAGGCCTGATCAACACTACCTGATGAAGTTATCTTGTGAATATTTTCATTCCCGAGCCAGAACTCAGATAGATGGCTGCCAAATCCGTTCTTATAAGACTTCCAATCACGTAGGAAATCAACAGTACCATCAGAACGTCTCTGAAAGACCTAGAAAGAAATGAATACTGAGATCTGGACCGTTGTATGTTACATTATTGAGGTTATGAAACTCTATTGTGtccaatctaattttcttgcttccttgACTACACCAAATAAAGCTTTCCTGGATAATGGACAAATGAGTCCGCACTTGTGAGGAGTGTGTTTTGTGTTCAGACCCCTGTTACCAGCTCTATCTCATAATCTACTGAAAGCATCCAACACATTGACTAGTTCATCTGATAATGGTGGTAAAGTTGGTTAATTTGGTGGCTAGTCAGAGGCCAGATGAGTAATTGACTGATGGCTGAGCGATGAATGTTCATACCTGTTGATGACCCCATTTTGATCTTGTTTGAGGGTTTTAATTCTCATTCCATGCCCCTATAACTAATAATCCCAACAATGCTCATTTCAGTTTGTATGTTACCCAACAAATCATGAAAATAGAGAAAAAGACATACAATCCAGCCGCCACCATCAGTGTGCATATCACAGAGGACTCTTAGTGGTTGCTCTCCATTAGGGTATATAATGTACCAGTCACTCAGGGTAAAACCTTTCTCCAGCAGTGATTTACAGTCATGTGCATCTGTAAgacataagaaaaaataaaaggaaggaGAAGTGGAAGCTATAAGAGCTGTGATAGTTTATCCTCCAGGGGAGGGGTAGCAGCAACACAGGGAGTCCAAGTAGTGGGTAAAGTCACTTCAAGCTTTATTTTGTGCAGCACAAACCAAGCACACAAAATGAAAAGTCCATAGAatatgcaccacgcagggtgctcaggttcaCGCAGAGACACCGAAGGAAGCTGCACCATGCAAGGTGCTCAGCAGTTTTCTCCTCAGGCTGTCGggccctgacttcctggagctgcagtcttttatgctccagtaatgaggtcagggcctacagctgcgcttccagagaactagggtgaagttgtgggcTGGagtgccaccctgtccagactaaaagcctgggagggaggtatactccatccacaacttcaccctttaaatgcctacaGAGCATTATACATAATATCATTTTTCTGATAGAGGTGAATGGAGTTTGGCAGTAGACACATAGATAAATTGGTCCTCGTATTATTCCACTGTCTTGGTTCTCTGACTATCCCTATATGGGCTTCAGCCTGGCTCTTCACTAATCTCCAGATACCAGCCCAACCAGCACCTTAACTGTCCATAACCTCTCCCAATTTAGCATAATCTCACCCTCCTGACTTCTCCATTGCCTTTTCTCTCCCTGGCGTTTCTAAAAAGAGAAAGCACTGGTATACTATATACTTACTGATTGCTGGAGTACACCTGTCTAATGTTGACCAGACACTTTAGATAATTGTCGGTCAAACAGGTTATTCCTTCAGATGTATCtgtacacatgcatgcttggtttggctgagcatgcatgtatTCTCCATAGGGATAGGGAAGTAAGCCACTGCTATACATCTCTGATGGCAGCTTATCTCACTTGACAACAAAGAAACAGACATGTTGAAATTCAATATGCCCAACCCTTTTTTCTCCCAACATCTGCCTTCAGGGAAGAGTTGGGACACCTAGAAGTGGTGGGTCAGCCAACATTCGTCTAATGTGCATAGCCACATTTACTTTTCTACAACTCCACTTCTTGCCACTAAAGTAAATGCCCACTCTTTCATTGTACGACATAAAGGCTTTGTTCTTTCGTAAAGATAGCCATGGATTCAACGCCATTTATAACTGAAGGCATGATACTGTGGTGTATGACAGATCAAAAAAGTGCGCCATTGACCACGTTGACTGATAATGTTGTCAGACAATTGGATGGCAAGAATAGCATTTGTGCTGCACTATTCTTGCCATCTAAAGTGACTTAAACCTTGATAGAACCGATATGCTTGCAATGTagatatgaacagagcctaaaagACTGCTAGCGCTGGAGTTGCCCTTGTTTAGCGGCTCTCTGCTCTGCATTATGGAGAGAGATCTCAAGCAGGAGACCCTACACTGTTATGTCCATATGCCCTACATGTTTTCATGagttaacccctttaattgcctttttctacCCCTGGGTTAGTTGTCAGAACTCACTGTCATCTGAGTAGTCTACACCCAGAGCTGCCCTATTGTCAGTGGTTTCATCTTTTTCAATCCTTGTCTTTGGCCCTTTACTCCTTGCTTCATCTACTGATACTCCTAACCAGGAGGTATGGCAAAATGACTATGGAATTGACAGATTGGTATAAGGAGCAATGACTGAGGGAATCTCACTCACGATACAAAGCCTCCGGGGAGCCTGGATCTCCTTtatctcctgtgtacaagaaaaaaGATAATATTTTACAAGTTCCTTAAAGTTTAATATTGGTTACATGAGAAAATATTTCAATGTAATTCTGTGTAATGGAAAATCTTTGCAAATGCAAGATATCAGAGTCTAGCACTTTTTCTTTAATTCCAgataagaataaagtgcaccataGACTTTTGCCAATGTGCAAGGGatatataatctttatttgaCAAAATtgtgagtaattactcgatcgagcaccgcgattttcgagtacttccgtactcgggtgaaaagattcggggggggggggggtcggggggaggtgtggcagagcagggggtagcagcgaggaacaggggggagccctctctctctccctctccccccactccccgctgcgcaaccccccactcacccacggcgccccccgaatctttccgcccgagtacggaagtactcgaaaatcgtggtgcccgggcgaaaaaggggcgtggccgagtatgctcgctcatctctatacatagatagataatacTTGTAATAGACACTTCAAATGCAAATATACATTTATCATTCTCCAGGAACAAGATCATTACAAGGTTTTAATTACCAGAATCTAGAGAAGACATCTCATACAGTATGATCATTGCCTCTATACCCACCTATAGACAAATAAAGgataagaggaagaggaggaaaacgGACTAACTTGCCTTTTTTCATATTTTAACTTTATCGCCCAACAAAGGACATTGACAGTCCAAAAACTTGTATTATTTAAATCTCTTTTTGGAATGTTGTTAAATAAGGATTACCGTATATATCCCTTCTATATCTATAAAAGCAAAGGTCTATGGTGCACTTTTTTACCTATTTGGAGACCCCAAGGCAGTTAGGGCCTTAAAGGTGCACACAGCAACCAAAAGCCTTACTATTGACAAGTGCGACCAGTTAGGATACTTTACCTTTTAAGCCTTTAACCCCTAAAACACCGGGATTTCCTGCATCAAAATAGAAGTTACAAATTAGAACCCTGTAGATGTGCAGGTACACAACATAACATAGAATACTATGGTGGGGTTACATAACAGCAGATGACGAGGTACAGAGTATTAaggtagcagaatgcagtcctaagctctcacttacGATTGAAGGTTCaaaccccacatggttcaggtagcctgctcaaggttggctcagccttccatccttccgaggttggtaaaatgagtactcagcttggtgctggtggggtggggtaataagtaaattacctgaaagcgctgtggaataagttggcgccatacaaataacaagatttatttatttaaaagagACCAGGGACACCAACAAATTGTAGAGAGGAATAGATGCATGGATGAGAAGGTAGTAGTGATACGAAGTCTCCCTAGCATCTTAAGTCGGGAGGGTTATTATAATAGCTGGTATGGTGAGGTCCTTATAGGAGGATGACATGGCTTTTGAACACTTTTCTATGCACTATGTAGACATCCACTTGATACTAACCTTTTATCCCTGGTGGCCCAGCCGGTCCTGGACTTCCTGGAGGACCTGAGTTAAAAAACAAAGACTGTAGTACTATCTACCAGTGACCATATATTCCTCAGAGCAGTTCACAGCGGGTGCATTCAGTAAGTAGCCTATTGCCTTGAACagttaaagagaacttgtcaccgggttcatgctgtctgtggttcgggcagcatgaacccagtgacaggtttcctttaatggATCAAAATCTACATTTTATACAGAAAGTAGAATATAAGCTCTTCCTGTAGCCATGACAATAGCGCATTCATTCTTGATCACTTTGAAAAATTTACATACACACTTTGCATAAGCTTTGATGAATATTATCAAAAGAAACTGAGCAGATACCAACCAAGAGAAGCTTCAGTAAACACAACCTAGACAACATTTAGTAAATACCACTTGAAAAagtccccatacacattacaccTCTGATAACTGTAGAGTTGGACGACtctctgatgtgtatgggggcgTCTCAACTTTCACCAGGAAGATGATATCAGGGAAAGAAGGATCGGGgtacattgaatttcaatggttgATCCTTTTGTCTCCCAGGAGATAAGCTGCCATCACAGCTGTCTtactactgtgtatatatataccagCAAAGAAAGTGTCAGTAGTTTCAGTAGATACTACCTGGAAAAATCTCACTATATACTGTTTACATCTCAGTAAAAGCCAAGAAGAGAAGAAATTTTGGTATATGCTACCTGGGGAAGATTAGTCAGGAGGTTTACTGATCTAAATCAGCAGTTGCTACTTTCTTTGTTCTTGAACTACAATATAAACGATAGACCTATGTTGTGTCATTCTATGCTTTTTTTTAGTTCAAAATGTCTTTTTATTAGATACATTGTACAATACAAATATTGTGATAGGCATCTCTTACATATAACCAATGTTAATACCAACCGATCAAAAAACTATTAAACTGTGCTCTGGATAATAAAGTGATTTCTAAAGAGTCTCCAAATTAGTTGGATTATTAACTAGACTAATTATGCCAGCTCACGAGAGCTGGATAGAAAATAACTATACATTAATAACTCATAAACTTCTGATAACTATGTACCTACAAAGGCTGATCTCTAAAGAACTCCCTGAAGCGGTCGGGAGAAAATTTGTTGTAAGGGGAGGAAGGTATAGGAGGGATGGAAGCAGAGATGTGGGTAAAAGGGAGAAGAAACTAGAAGGTTAGAAGGAGGAAAAGATAGATAAGATAAAGAGGAAAAGAACATAATAATAAAGAAGAGAGATGGTGCCTCAGTCCGGAGTCAACCGGTTAACCCCACACCTATCAGTGCTGAGGCAAAGTTCCATTCACCAGCCAGTGCTCAAATCCTGCAGATCTGTGAAATTTTATCCAAGCCTCCTATATGAACCAATATGCTGAGTATTTATCATCATCCCTAGCCCTCAACTCCTCCATGTGGCCTATTTGGTCCAGTGCCGTTACCCAATTCAACCTTGACGGGGAACCCTGGGATCTCCAGAGTCGAGGGATCGCTATTCTCATAGCCAAGAGGAAAGATCTAAGAATATTCCTCCTGCTAGTTCCAATGAGCCCCGGCAGGATTGAAAGCAAGGCTATTTCCGGTGTCAGAGAGCTCCGATTCAAAACATTGTATAGTCTCTCAATCTCCTTCCATAGTCCAGACATAAAAGGGCAAGACCACCATATGGTCACCATGTGTGTGAGCGAGCCTACCCCTCCCATGCATCTCCAACACAGGTAGAAGGTTCCTGGGTAGTTCATTCTATGTTTTTTGAACTCTGTATTAGAACTATGAGTCTTTAATTCATATAGTAAGGTGTTAAGGCCACCAACCTCTCTCTCCTGGGAGTCCATGTTCTCCTTTACCTCCTTGGGCACCTGGGGTCCCAGGACATCCGCGAAGAATGGTCAACTGCTCTGTGCCACCTGTGAATCCCAAAACATCCAGGTCTTAATATATATAATTCCATTAATATAGAAAATGGCTGTAATAGACTCTGAGAAGTATCTAACACATATGACATTTTAACTCCAAAAGACTGACTTACTTGGGCACGTGTCTTGAGCATTACTAAGAGAGATGAAAAAGAGAAGGACTGTACATGTCGAGGAGACCATTTCAGCTTCCAACTCGAGATCTCTACCTGGTCTGAATCTGGTCTTTAACAAGACAAGCGCCCTTTATATCTGCAGATAATATCTTATTTGAATAATTTCTTATGTGTAAATCTATATGGCTGCCCCTCCAAAGATGGAGCAATCATCTGGCAATTGAGGGCAGAATGTCTGCTTCCTGGTATCTGCTATAAAAACATAGATATCATTTACCAAGAGTAAGATTTCATGATTGCAGCAACCAGGATCTTAAATCAACACAAACAGATGTTGGAACAGGAATTGTAGTGATGATAATAGAATCTGATATTCTGCGGTGATCACATCCCGTGTTGGCAGATGGGTCACCAAAACCCTCTACTGCTGttattacactcattgtcaaaaaaaattcagcccctagaagaagttgtcgttttgctgcaaaactcggcatgcagtcacatctcaggtagatatgcaagTGATTAGAGTTAtggtgtaattagatgaacggtcttgttacCTGAGACCCTaaagtggtttcccccttggcctataagaggcctTCGGAGGCTCCTCGTGTGTAGTGatgtcttcttccacttgtgtagagcttgttaaccactaAATACCTCTAGGGGGGTCACAGCAATGTCCCCAAAACATTGTTACACTTCTGTGCCTGCCCGGTTGCCCAATTTATCACTAATAAAGGATCTATGtgaccatctggaatgccaacttccacagcctatgagtttgcaaaaTCTAGAGCctcagttgcagcaaatgtggagtgacgTGCCACAGAaagcatacagaacctgtatgcattCATGCTTgcccgtaacacatcttgtatccaagctagaggcggtaaaagaGGGTACTAGaagctccatgcccgccagtattagatcctgtatccaagctaggggcggtacaacaggatactagagcctccatgcctgcctgtatcacattttgtatccaagctaggggcggtacaacagaatactagagcctccatgcctgcccgtatcacattttgtatccaagctagaggtggtacaacagggtactagagcctccatgccttcttgtatcacatcttgtatccaagctaggggcggtacaacagaatactagagcctccatgccccctgtatcacatcttgtatccaagctaggggcggtacaacagaatactagagcctccatgcctgcccgtatcacattttgtatccaagctagaggtggtataacagggtactagagccttcatgccccccgtatcacatcttgtatccaagctagaggtggtacaacagggtactagagcctccatgcctgcacgtatcacatcttgtatccaagctaggggcggtacaacagaatactagagcctccatgcctgcccgtatcacattttgtatccaagctagaggtggtataacagggtactagagccttcatgccccccgtatcacatcttgtatccaagctaggggtggtacaacagaatactagagcctccatgcctgcccgtatcacattttgtatccaagctagaggtggtataacagggtactagagcctccatgcctgcctctatcacatcttgtatccaagctagaggtagtacaacagggtactagagcctccatgcctgcacgtatcacatcttgtatccaagctagaggtggtacaacaggctactagagcctccattcccacctgtatcacatcttgcatccaagctaaaggtggtacaacagggtactagagcctccatgcccgctcatatcacatcttgtatccaagctagaggtggtacaacagggtactagagcctccctacaaggagtCAGTtatccacaataaatgatgcttttgctctgatattgtaatcacttacttatatcagcgttacaatcacgcAGATAAAGTTCTATTCAATCCTAAAaacctccttctaggtgcttgaggaATTAGTCATTGCAGACTTTTCTGAGTCAtcgtgttatccctatggggcttgaattttgTACTTGGTAAAATCCATGCATTTTTAATTCAAAACCGCAACattaaattccgcagcagaaaagctTTCTGCGGAGGAGAAAAAGACGTTCtgtggaattgttgttgcagattttctccaatgttacaatcacacattaaAAGTttaattcaattctgacaactccttcaaggtgcttgctttttttgacaatgagtgtgatAACAAACTCTCTCTTCTTTCTCACTCAGTTACTTTGAGTGTCCGACTTACTTTTGTAACTTGCAACTACAGCAAGACGACCATTATAAATTGATGTGAAAAATGGTCTTCTAgagggtggtcttctcaaagaagaaGGATACATGATAAATAGAGGTCTGATCTGGTCTTGATCAggtgtatttttttctaaaacagTGTCTTTTGGAGAGGTTTCATTGTATTTATTCCAGGAGTGAGAATAATTGATGTTGGGCTAATCAACTAGTGTTTTCACTgctgcgatgctgcgtgaaaaaaaaaagtgtgttctttctttttgcgatatcgcccattgttttcaatgggaaaacattgcgatTCCCTGTCGcggttgtgacagctgcagcaggggattcctttagcaCCGCTGGTAAGcgaggctgtcacatccaggaatttctgcatgttttcaatggggctggtggcagcagcgccggccccactgaaaacagtgggagaacattgtgatctgcTGCCgcggcggggatgaagggattctccactgggatgcgaggctgtttccatgtgaaaacgcctcgcatccaagggtttttcagaaggattgcgagggcgatatcagactgtgaatcacggcccaatatcaccctcgccagtgtgaaggagccctataagtggtaagggcttttacccactagcattttttaatgccgcgatatcgctgcgatttttcaatgggactttctaatgttagcatcgcaagtttgtgcgatgcgattttaacattagaaagtcccattgacatttgcattgaaaaaacacagcgatatcgcagcgttaaaaaaaacgctagtgggtaaaagccctaaaggtgTTGTCGACCTAATACGTTAATGAACTAAAGGTTGTGCGAGTATGAAACATTGATGTAAAAGGTTGTAAAAAGGAGGGCCCACTATACATCACTCTGAGGAGAAAGAAAGCCCTGCTCCAACCCTCCGCCATATACAGCTGCATTAATGGCCCCTGGGAGCCGAGAACTGGAAACAAAGAGCATCAGTGCAGCCTGCGGGATCATCGATCTGCAATCCTGTGACCGTTTGGTGTCACAGTATAGACCTCCTAATTTCCTACACGGCGAGCTCCAAACACAAAACCCTCGTGCGTTACACAGATGGGGCTTGACAGTGAGACCTCTTCACTAGTACGTAAAGTCGTTCTTGGGCAGAGAAGAGGTGCATGTTTCCCATTATTGAGAGACATCCCCGACGCTTCTCCTCTCCAATGAGCTTCCTCCCTGGACCAGCTCCACCAACGACCAAAGACCACTATTGCCACTTTGGAAGTCCACAACCAAGAGGAAAGCAGGACCTACAACCTGATTCACAGTCAGCAGGTCACA
Protein-coding sequences here:
- the LOC136580088 gene encoding ficolin-1-like, producing MVSSTCTVLLFFISLSNAQDTCPSGTEQLTILRGCPGTPGAQGGKGEHGLPGERGPPGSPGPAGPPGIKGNPGVLGVKGLKGDKGDPGSPEALYHAHDCKSLLEKGFTLSDWYIIYPNGEQPLRVLCDMHTDGGGWIVFQRRSDGTVDFLRDWKSYKNGFGSHLSEFWLGNENIHKITSSGTWELHVDLQDFNATNSFAKYSSFKIMGETEKYKLVLGSFIGGSAGDSLLYHNGMMFSTQDQDNDADNRSCVDLYKGAWWYNQCHQANLNGLYLPGKHESFANGINWYSGKGYNYSYRRSEMKIRPVK